In Lewinellaceae bacterium, a single window of DNA contains:
- a CDS encoding leucine-rich repeat domain-containing protein yields MKNQKTEELLQKCREEQSDFLDLGNCSLREIPAEVFELTHLRRLNLGKRFYREGEWVNTKNKEGNNHIRLLPPELVRLDNLEELSVEGNPIAEASLLLQLPRLERLNIGQTALKALDILKELPGLKALNLKGLKLRSLRRLAEYNLPELVALEVSENELQQIEGLEAFPKLQYLNLSINRIREVEGLSHLKQLKALYLGLNRIREIKNLEGLVNLEILSFGYLGGHYEEYTLSDYYRSNFIRRIEKLEALQQLKKLDLSGNLILEISGLEAQGGLETLYLGHNQIEKLNGIQHIGKLRVLSLGYLTKDYDVEELLDNNELFWDNKPKANLIKVVEGIECFPELEYLSLDDNELTYITGLYHNTQLKELYLSSNQIAEIKNLEALKELEILNLFNNQIEEIENLKYLLNLRKLILWSNQIEEIKNLDELESLKYLDLDDNNIKEIKNLSILKKLESLYLLNNQIIEIKNLEKLSELTSLHLHNNQIKEIKNLEGLPNLKGLFLGSNQITEIKSLETLANLENLYLSSNQITEIKNLENLVNLHTLSLDSNQITEIKSLETLANLENLSLNSNQITEIKNLENLVNLHTLSLDSNQITEIKSLETLANLENLSLNSNQITEIKSLETLANLENLSLDSNQITEIKNLEALAELENLYLSSNQITEIKNLEVMANLKDLFLISNQITEIKNLEALVSLKRLVFQSNQIIEIKNLDALTNLQDLYLNFNQITEVKNLEALASLQILALNSNQITEIKNLETLTILRTLYLDSNQITEIKNLETLANLYSLSLDSNQITEIKNLENLANLHSLSLHSNQISEIKNLPISSNFERLDLSKNKIQEIKNLENPPYLQYLYLNENHITHTQALNEIPLLAEVQLSENRLSDFDLQLLALPNIMRLYVAKNKFVNIPSEITNLDNCLDDARAWFKGLEQESVENFEVKLMLVGNGRVGKTSVLKRLFLETFDSKEDSTHGIQLYEHDISTDFCAQPLRINAWDFGGQEIYHATHRLFMQSRALYLALWDWETENKAFSAEQIAGDTVQFRNYELTYWLDHARSLSWQSPLMVVQNKIDQHERKWPKHLNELQKRYDIINFHHISAATGEGISVLKSAMLEEFGKMPEVGMKTPAQWLRIKEKLLALKEENKTIPFSRYQNLCEEEGLDSGSTGALIRFLHNTGNLFYQPHLFQNQVILDQEWALEGLYALFQRGPFYKQLKLSGGRTSLEALAWPWQNYDLDTRKIFLSLMESCEICFKSTEDEKDPEYILTEFLPDKKEEKVASFWEMATENELFLKYQTNFFHPAFISRFIARAGRLAKSYDHIWRNGIWITFEKAHALIEAFPDDHQILIRVKGDPAILLFYLIHQSFKEIFYDAESVEMDISQAGKEYLRYQELKEAKMKGMKKVLSNSRRMVDLEKVEFFEEVLEARSEDEVKRKLSDIVPKPKRKAPEGMAALQEPLTAEALQQLKGKLKSEIGKDLEKALETANGLLLNSELKNELITIQGRYADLKRFMGSGRLSYEEFDRNNNQIRTGLIGIVDGIESVHLDVEKVLVYL; encoded by the coding sequence ATGAAAAACCAAAAGACAGAAGAACTTCTCCAAAAATGCCGGGAAGAGCAAAGCGATTTCCTCGACCTGGGCAATTGCAGCCTCCGCGAAATACCCGCCGAAGTCTTTGAACTCACCCACCTGCGCCGCCTCAACCTGGGCAAGCGCTTCTACCGGGAGGGGGAATGGGTGAATACGAAAAACAAGGAAGGCAACAACCATATCCGCCTACTGCCTCCGGAGCTGGTCCGCCTGGACAACCTGGAAGAACTTTCCGTGGAGGGCAATCCAATAGCAGAAGCGAGCTTGCTCTTGCAGTTGCCCCGCCTGGAACGCCTGAATATTGGGCAGACGGCGCTGAAGGCGCTGGATATCCTGAAAGAATTGCCCGGCTTGAAAGCGTTGAACCTCAAGGGGCTAAAGCTTCGATCGCTCCGGCGGTTGGCGGAATACAACCTGCCGGAACTGGTGGCACTGGAGGTAAGCGAAAATGAGCTGCAACAGATCGAGGGGCTGGAAGCTTTTCCTAAATTGCAGTACCTGAATTTGAGCATTAATCGCATCCGGGAAGTGGAGGGGCTGAGCCATCTAAAGCAGTTGAAGGCCTTGTATCTGGGGTTGAATCGGATACGGGAGATCAAAAACCTGGAGGGACTGGTGAATCTGGAGATATTGAGCTTTGGGTATTTGGGCGGGCATTATGAGGAGTACACGCTTTCCGATTACTACCGCTCCAATTTTATTCGCCGGATTGAAAAGCTGGAGGCGCTGCAACAACTAAAAAAGCTGGATTTGTCGGGGAATTTGATTTTGGAGATAAGCGGATTGGAGGCTCAGGGTGGGTTGGAAACGCTTTATTTGGGGCATAATCAGATTGAAAAATTAAATGGAATTCAACATATAGGAAAGCTGCGGGTACTGAGTTTGGGGTATCTTACTAAAGATTATGATGTTGAAGAATTGCTTGATAATAATGAATTGTTTTGGGATAATAAACCCAAAGCAAATCTGATCAAAGTCGTTGAAGGAATAGAATGTTTTCCAGAACTCGAATATCTTTCCTTGGATGATAATGAGTTGACATATATAACTGGACTATATCATAATACCCAACTCAAAGAATTGTATCTTTCTTCTAATCAAATCGCTGAGATAAAGAATCTGGAAGCACTTAAAGAATTAGAAATACTCAACCTTTTTAATAACCAAATTGAGGAAATAGAAAACCTAAAATATTTACTTAATCTAAGGAAATTGATTTTATGGTCTAATCAAATCGAAGAAATTAAAAATTTAGATGAGCTAGAATCATTAAAATATCTTGACCTGGATGACAACAATATCAAAGAGATCAAAAACTTAAGTATTCTGAAAAAATTGGAATCTCTTTATTTATTGAATAATCAAATCATCGAGATCAAAAATCTTGAAAAACTTTCCGAGCTGACGTCACTCCATCTTCACAACAATCAAATCAAGGAAATCAAAAACCTGGAGGGACTGCCTAATCTGAAAGGCCTATTCCTTGGTTCCAACCAAATCACCGAGATTAAAAGCCTGGAGACCCTGGCTAATCTTGAGAACCTTTACCTTTCTTCCAATCAGATCACTGAGATCAAAAACCTGGAGAATCTGGTTAACCTACACACCCTTTCCCTTGATTCCAATCAAATCACTGAGATTAAAAGCCTGGAGACCCTGGCTAATCTTGAGAACCTTTCCCTTAATTCCAACCAAATCACTGAGATCAAAAACCTGGAGAATTTGGTTAACCTACACACCCTTTCCCTTGATTCCAATCAAATCACTGAGATTAAAAGCCTGGAGACCCTGGCTAATCTTGAGAACCTTTCCCTTAATTCCAACCAAATCACTGAGATTAAAAGCCTGGAGACCCTGGCTAATCTTGAGAACCTTTCCCTTGATTCCAATCAAATCACCGAGATTAAAAACCTGGAGGCCCTGGCTGAACTTGAGAACCTTTACCTTTCTTCCAATCAGATCACTGAGATCAAAAACCTAGAGGTCATGGCTAACCTGAAAGACCTATTCCTTATTTCCAACCAAATCACTGAGATCAAAAACCTGGAGGCTTTGGTCAGTCTGAAAAGACTAGTTTTTCAGTCCAATCAAATCATTGAGATCAAAAATCTGGATGCCTTGACTAACCTACAGGACCTATACCTTAATTTCAACCAGATCACTGAGGTTAAAAACCTGGAAGCTTTAGCGAGCCTACAGATTCTAGCCCTTAATTCCAACCAAATCACTGAGATCAAAAACCTGGAGACCCTGACTATCTTACGCACCCTGTACCTTGATTCGAATCAAATCACTGAGATCAAAAACCTGGAGACCTTGGCCAATCTATATTCTCTATCTCTTGATTCCAACCAAATCACCGAGATCAAAAATCTGGAGAATCTGGCTAACCTACATTCCCTATCCCTTCATTCCAACCAGATCAGCGAAATCAAAAACCTACCCATTTCATCCAATTTTGAACGCCTTGACCTCAGCAAAAACAAGATTCAGGAAATTAAAAACCTGGAAAATCCACCTTATCTACAATACCTCTATTTAAACGAAAACCACATCACCCACACCCAAGCCCTCAACGAAATCCCCCTACTCGCCGAAGTACAGCTCAGCGAAAACCGGCTCAGTGATTTTGACCTTCAGCTACTCGCGCTGCCCAATATCATGCGGCTGTATGTCGCCAAAAATAAGTTCGTCAACATCCCCAGCGAAATCACCAACCTGGACAATTGCCTGGACGACGCCCGCGCCTGGTTTAAGGGTTTGGAACAAGAAAGCGTGGAAAACTTTGAAGTGAAGCTCATGCTGGTGGGCAACGGGCGGGTGGGCAAAACCAGTGTGCTCAAGCGGCTGTTCCTCGAAACCTTTGATTCAAAAGAAGATTCCACCCACGGTATTCAGTTGTACGAGCACGATATATCTACGGATTTTTGCGCTCAGCCCCTGCGCATCAACGCCTGGGACTTCGGAGGCCAGGAAATCTACCACGCCACCCACCGGCTGTTTATGCAGTCCCGCGCACTCTACCTGGCGCTTTGGGATTGGGAGACGGAGAACAAGGCCTTTTCTGCCGAGCAGATTGCAGGCGATACCGTACAATTCCGAAACTACGAACTGACGTACTGGCTGGACCACGCCCGCTCCCTGAGTTGGCAAAGCCCGCTGATGGTTGTACAAAATAAGATCGACCAGCACGAGCGAAAATGGCCCAAACACCTCAACGAGTTACAGAAAAGGTACGACATCATCAATTTCCACCACATCAGCGCCGCTACGGGGGAAGGTATTTCCGTCCTCAAGTCGGCCATGCTGGAAGAATTCGGGAAGATGCCGGAGGTGGGCATGAAAACACCTGCCCAGTGGCTGCGGATTAAAGAAAAATTGCTGGCGCTGAAAGAGGAAAACAAAACGATCCCCTTTAGCCGTTACCAAAACTTATGTGAAGAAGAAGGCCTGGATTCCGGTTCCACCGGCGCCCTGATCCGGTTTTTGCACAATACCGGCAACCTTTTCTACCAGCCTCATCTTTTCCAAAACCAGGTTATCCTGGACCAGGAGTGGGCACTGGAGGGGTTGTATGCCCTTTTCCAGCGAGGCCCCTTTTACAAACAGCTCAAGCTTTCCGGCGGCCGCACCAGCCTGGAGGCCCTGGCCTGGCCCTGGCAAAATTATGACCTGGATACCCGGAAAATCTTCCTCTCCCTGATGGAAAGCTGCGAGATCTGCTTCAAATCCACCGAGGACGAAAAAGACCCGGAGTACATCCTCACCGAATTCCTGCCGGATAAAAAGGAGGAAAAGGTGGCTTCATTCTGGGAAATGGCGACGGAAAATGAGCTCTTCCTGAAATACCAAACCAACTTTTTCCATCCCGCTTTTATCAGCCGCTTCATCGCCCGGGCGGGCCGGCTGGCGAAAAGCTATGACCACATCTGGCGCAACGGCATTTGGATCACTTTTGAGAAAGCCCATGCCCTGATCGAAGCATTCCCGGACGACCACCAAATCCTGATCCGGGTAAAGGGCGATCCGGCCATATTGTTATTCTATCTGATCCACCAAAGCTTCAAAGAGATTTTTTACGATGCTGAATCGGTGGAAATGGATATTTCACAAGCGGGCAAGGAGTACCTGCGCTACCAGGAACTCAAGGAAGCCAAAATGAAGGGCATGAAGAAAGTGCTCTCCAATTCCCGCCGGATGGTCGACCTGGAGAAGGTCGAATTTTTTGAAGAAGTGCTGGAGGCGCGCTCGGAAGATGAAGTCAAACGGAAGCTTTCGGATATTGTGCCCAAGCCGAAGCGAAAAGCGCCGGAAGGGATGGCTGCCCTGCAGGAACCCCTCACCGCCGAAGCCCTGCAACAGCTAAAGGGGAAATTGAAAAGCGAGATTGGCAAAGACCTGGAAAAAGCCCTGGAAACAGCGAATGGGCTGCTCCTCAACAGCGAATTGAAAAACGAATTGATCACTATCCAGGGGCGTTATGCCGACCTCAAGCGGTTTATGGGCTCCGGCCGGCTAAGTTATGAAGAGTTTGACCGCAACAACAATCAGATTCGTACGGGGCTGATCGGCATTGTGGATGGTATTGAAAGTGTACATCTTGATGTGGAGAAGGTGTTGGTTTATTTGTAA